GGGTTGAGCCCCGGTCACGCCACGTGGGCGATGGCGTGGCGGAGCCGCTGCGCTCGATTAGGCAGCGAGAGCAACTTGACGGTTGCCAGTTACATTTAGCCCTGCGTTTTTACGAGGACGCAGCCCCTCGGCTCGCAGCTTGTGCACGAACAACCCCCGTCGAATCCAGCACGCCCCCATGTTCCACTACGCACGGCAACCGTCAGTACTTCTGCCGCTCGCGGAACGCGCGCTCGATCTCGCGCTGCGCGTCCCGTTTGGCCATCGCTTCCCGCTTGTCGTAGATCTTTTTCCCTTTCGCCAACGCCAGCTCCAGCTTGGCGTACCCGTTTTTCAGGTACATGCGGAGCGGCACCAGCGCGTACCCGCGCTCCTTCACCTTGCCGGTGAGCCTGTTGATCTCATAGCGGTGCAGGAGAAGCTTGCGCGTGCGGGTGGGATCGTGGTTGAAGCGGTTGCCCTGGCTGTAGGGGCTGATGTGCATGTTGTAGAGAAAGACCTCGCCGTCCTCCACCCGGGCGAAGCTGTCCTTCAGGTTGACCCGCCCGGCGCGGACGGACTTGATCTCCGTTCCCGTGAGCACAATGCCGGCTTCGTAGGTGTCTTCGATGTGGTAGTCGTGCCACGCCTTTTTGTTCGTGGCGACCACCTTCACCCCGTCGCCCATTGTGCTCACCCCCCGCAGAACCTGCAAAGATAACAATAACATAGGTTCACGCATTCGTCAAGGGATTTACGGCTC
The sequence above is drawn from the Calditerricola satsumensis genome and encodes:
- the smpB gene encoding SsrA-binding protein SmpB codes for the protein MGDGVKVVATNKKAWHDYHIEDTYEAGIVLTGTEIKSVRAGRVNLKDSFARVEDGEVFLYNMHISPYSQGNRFNHDPTRTRKLLLHRYEINRLTGKVKERGYALVPLRMYLKNGYAKLELALAKGKKIYDKREAMAKRDAQREIERAFRERQKY